One region of Acidobacteriota bacterium genomic DNA includes:
- a CDS encoding tyrosine-type recombinase/integrase — MQLMENQIRSFLDHGESERNLASRTLKAYESDLLQFHNHIASQEIGEITPEILDEYVEGLTTTGDYKGTSIRRKIAAIKVFFRYLEATGYVEHSPAKMLTIRKPVEKSQPRVMTGEEMRALLMAPKAEIARLEPDKDRSRGSSNRYFCAVRDDVILEMLFATGIRIGELVEINVDDVDSEAGMISIIGRGERPREVLVTSGIVRDAIARYLALRQERTAETAALFIGRLDTRLTIYSIENIFKKYAKLAGIKRNVTPHSIRHTTAAMLVAGGRDVNEVKEILGHASVLSTQVYQRMRIRSKSKADRSDKRDHRDQLMAETGEPRLAIRRK, encoded by the coding sequence ATGCAGTTGATGGAAAATCAGATCAGGTCATTTCTCGACCATGGCGAATCGGAGCGGAATCTCGCCTCGAGAACGCTGAAGGCGTACGAGTCGGACCTTCTCCAGTTTCACAACCACATCGCGAGTCAGGAGATCGGCGAGATCACGCCGGAGATTCTCGACGAGTACGTCGAAGGATTGACCACGACCGGCGATTACAAGGGCACTTCGATCCGGCGGAAAATCGCCGCGATCAAGGTCTTCTTCCGATATCTCGAGGCCACCGGCTACGTCGAGCATTCTCCTGCGAAGATGCTGACGATCCGGAAGCCGGTGGAGAAATCGCAGCCCCGTGTCATGACGGGCGAGGAGATGCGCGCGCTTCTGATGGCGCCGAAAGCGGAGATCGCCCGGCTCGAGCCGGACAAGGACCGCTCGCGGGGGAGCTCGAATCGGTATTTCTGCGCGGTGCGGGACGACGTGATTCTCGAGATGCTGTTCGCGACCGGTATACGGATCGGCGAGCTCGTCGAGATCAATGTCGACGACGTCGACTCGGAGGCGGGCATGATCTCGATCATCGGCCGCGGCGAGCGCCCTCGAGAGGTACTGGTGACGTCCGGGATCGTGCGGGATGCAATCGCCAGATATCTGGCGCTTCGCCAAGAGCGGACGGCCGAGACCGCGGCGCTGTTCATCGGACGACTCGATACCCGGCTCACGATCTACTCGATCGAGAATATCTTCAAGAAGTACGCGAAGCTCGCGGGGATCAAGCGGAATGTCACCCCGCATTCGATCCGGCACACGACGGCTGCGATGCTGGTGGCTGGAGGGCGGGACGTCAACGAGGTCAAGGAGATCCTCGGACATGCTTCCGTTCTGTCGACCCAGGTGTACCAGCGGATGCGCATCCGCAGCAAATCGAAGGCCGATCGAAGCGACAAACGCGATCATCGGGATCAGCTGATGGCCGAAACCGGGGAGCCGCGCCTTGCGATTCGGAGGAAGTGA
- a CDS encoding polymer-forming cytoskeletal protein has product MRAVIGSGVRIIGRIEGTDDIAIEGAVEGELDIQSSLRVAAGGRIKGDVAARSIVVYGHIEGDLRAKEMIELHPGSSVDGTMTSPRIAVADGAEFNGSMTMSTTSKNGPQTS; this is encoded by the coding sequence ATGAGAGCCGTCATCGGATCAGGGGTGCGGATCATCGGTCGCATCGAAGGGACCGACGACATCGCCATCGAAGGAGCCGTCGAAGGGGAGCTCGACATCCAGTCGTCTCTCCGCGTGGCGGCGGGCGGCCGGATCAAGGGGGACGTCGCCGCGCGGAGCATCGTGGTCTATGGCCACATCGAAGGCGACCTTCGTGCAAAAGAAATGATCGAGCTCCATCCCGGTTCTTCCGTCGATGGAACGATGACGTCGCCTCGCATTGCCGTGGCGGACGGTGCCGAGTTCAACGGGTCGATGACGATGTCGACCACGTCAAAAAATGGACCTCAGACGTCCTGA
- a CDS encoding transglycosylase SLT domain-containing protein: MKQLLLAMLVVICPACRGTTVSTPAETAEPEAREQPEAPAPVRQISQEETGLLEQLDSEDPELSKRARARLGLLYEEQERWEDAASMLSRSAEEYERLRPFLLLHLADVLGRLDRNDEAIAALERVASEYKGIAAARSARLRLPAFYARAGMNDKALEASEQLMTIRLDEFTEAEVIRSADALARAGLYQRAQQIRERILVDHTRGRYTEKLYDQLVEQPGDASPLNRLDFDQSVALAERLQRANRLPEALDFISRIRKRFPDRARATELVWVEAQAMFRSREYTALQNIRIGEGQPRHIALERLQGHALWRLDRNSEFVAKMNHILSEHPGSSEVPPAQVLLGKYWLTNGNDPEKAAEYLRAAIDGGNPGPSGENLWTLTWIHITAGEFQKALEVMSSYLERYPTDSYATNSLFWSAKLHQKLGHEEQARESFDRLIRTFPYSYYAYRAREILDLPPPGSEIRSGYSFPEFTIAEIFGSNPQLQMVRELESIGLVDEATRQYRDAVGANPDDKILAYGLADRYERGGEPLQAIIILNRTFGDLIKHGGTNIPKRFWEILYPLHYWDEIQTAAESQDIDPYLMAAIIRQESGWDPSIVSNAGAAGLMQIMPAELSSLSREAGFDRPLTRDDLFDPLINLRVGAAEIAEKREAMNGNMMLAIASYNAGQSAVAAWLRQIPADDIDFFIDSIRYNETRRYVMAVTRNQYEYKRIYGDSQP, from the coding sequence ATGAAGCAATTGCTGCTCGCCATGCTCGTCGTCATCTGTCCCGCCTGTCGAGGCACGACCGTCTCGACTCCGGCCGAGACGGCTGAGCCGGAGGCTCGTGAGCAGCCGGAGGCGCCAGCCCCGGTTCGTCAGATATCCCAGGAGGAGACGGGGCTGCTGGAGCAGCTCGACTCCGAGGATCCGGAGCTCTCGAAGCGTGCCCGTGCCCGGCTCGGACTTCTCTACGAAGAACAGGAGCGCTGGGAGGACGCCGCCTCCATGTTGAGCCGGAGCGCGGAAGAGTACGAACGGCTTCGACCCTTTCTGCTCCTCCACCTCGCCGACGTCCTCGGCCGGCTCGACCGCAACGACGAAGCGATCGCGGCTCTGGAGCGCGTCGCCAGCGAGTACAAGGGAATCGCCGCTGCCCGAAGCGCCCGCCTGCGCCTTCCGGCCTTCTATGCAAGGGCGGGAATGAATGACAAAGCGCTGGAAGCGAGCGAGCAGCTGATGACCATCCGACTCGACGAATTCACCGAAGCGGAAGTCATCCGCTCGGCGGATGCACTCGCCCGCGCGGGCCTCTACCAGCGAGCCCAGCAGATCCGGGAGCGGATCCTGGTCGACCACACCCGCGGTCGCTACACCGAGAAGCTCTACGATCAGCTGGTCGAGCAGCCAGGCGATGCCTCCCCTCTGAATCGGCTCGACTTCGACCAATCCGTGGCGCTGGCCGAGCGGCTTCAACGCGCGAACCGTCTCCCCGAGGCGCTCGACTTCATCAGCCGGATACGAAAGCGATTCCCCGACCGCGCCCGGGCAACCGAGCTCGTCTGGGTCGAAGCCCAGGCGATGTTCCGTTCGCGCGAATACACCGCTCTGCAGAACATTCGGATCGGCGAGGGGCAGCCGCGCCACATCGCGCTCGAGCGCCTCCAGGGTCATGCTCTCTGGCGTCTCGACCGCAACTCCGAGTTCGTGGCGAAGATGAATCACATCCTGAGCGAACACCCCGGCTCCAGCGAGGTTCCCCCCGCCCAGGTACTGCTCGGCAAATACTGGCTCACCAACGGAAACGACCCGGAGAAAGCGGCTGAATATCTTCGCGCCGCCATCGACGGCGGAAACCCGGGCCCTTCGGGTGAAAATCTCTGGACTCTCACCTGGATCCACATCACGGCCGGGGAGTTTCAGAAGGCTCTCGAGGTCATGAGCTCCTACCTCGAACGATATCCGACCGACAGTTATGCGACGAACTCTCTCTTCTGGTCCGCCAAGCTCCATCAGAAGCTCGGCCACGAAGAACAGGCCCGGGAATCCTTCGACCGCCTGATCCGGACCTTCCCCTACAGCTACTACGCATACCGCGCGCGCGAGATCCTCGATCTCCCGCCGCCCGGCTCTGAGATCCGCTCCGGCTACTCCTTTCCGGAGTTCACGATCGCGGAGATATTCGGCTCGAATCCGCAGCTTCAGATGGTCCGTGAGCTCGAATCGATCGGACTCGTGGACGAAGCGACACGCCAGTACCGCGATGCGGTCGGGGCGAACCCCGACGACAAGATTCTCGCGTACGGTCTGGCGGACCGCTACGAGAGGGGCGGCGAGCCCCTGCAGGCGATCATCATCCTCAACCGGACCTTCGGAGATCTGATCAAGCACGGCGGAACGAATATCCCGAAACGATTCTGGGAAATCCTCTACCCGCTCCATTACTGGGACGAGATCCAGACCGCGGCGGAATCGCAGGACATCGATCCATATCTCATGGCGGCGATCATCCGGCAGGAGAGCGGATGGGATCCGTCGATCGTCTCGAACGCGGGTGCGGCCGGGCTGATGCAGATCATGCCGGCCGAGCTGAGCTCGCTCTCGAGAGAAGCAGGCTTCGACAGACCCCTCACTCGCGACGACCTGTTCGACCCTCTGATCAACCTTCGCGTCGGTGCGGCCGAGATTGCCGAAAAGCGCGAGGCAATGAATGGCAACATGATGCTGGCGATCGCCTCGTACAATGCGGGGCAGAGCGCCGTTGCGGCATGGTTGCGACAGATTCCTGCCGACGACATCGATTTCTTCATAGATTCGATCCGCTACAACGAAACACGACGCTACGTGATGGCAGTTACGAGGAACCAGTACGAGTACAAGCGAATCTACGGTGACAGTCAGCCCTGA
- a CDS encoding GNAT family N-acetyltransferase gives MKGQKLFVRRAAPDDLTNVLNIDRDSCDGSLLDGARLGFVSKLAGTVVGAAWEAPVSKPEHIVLRTILVDRSVRRLNIGRTMLREIERIIAESGALRLSIEPNLPKDFLLRSGFDALEDRYQKEL, from the coding sequence GTGAAGGGACAGAAACTCTTCGTGAGACGGGCGGCCCCCGACGATCTCACCAACGTCCTGAACATCGACCGGGATTCCTGTGACGGCTCCCTGCTCGACGGGGCGCGCCTCGGATTCGTCTCGAAGCTCGCCGGAACCGTGGTCGGCGCCGCCTGGGAAGCCCCCGTTTCGAAGCCGGAACACATCGTGCTCAGAACCATCCTGGTCGATCGTTCCGTCCGCAGATTGAACATCGGCCGCACGATGCTGAGGGAAATCGAGAGGATCATCGCCGAATCGGGAGCGCTGCGACTGTCGATCGAGCCGAACCTCCCGAAGGACTTTCTCCTCCGTTCCGGCTTTGACGCCCTCGAAGATCGTTACCAGAAGGAGCTCTGA
- a CDS encoding aldehyde dehydrogenase family protein yields MTQTATRAQSPREGLRKPKEYGNFIGGEWVDSATGRKFENRNPANTDELIGTFQDSNAEDVERAVEAARKAFEAWRLTPAPKRAEFLYHAGQILVRDKEKIAREMTREMGKVLAETRGDVQEAIDMAFLAAGEGRRLFGYTTPSEMRNKFNMCVRMPLGVAGLITPWNFPIAIPAWKSMIALICGNTVVIKPASLSPLMVVILGEVFEEAGLPPGVFNVVTGGGREVGSPILEHEEVEVVSFTGSTDVGREIAIACAPQFKRLHLEMGGKNVIMVLEDADIDLAVDGALWGAFGTTGQRCTASSRLVVHEKVYDEFVEKLSSRAESLKVGDGLDESVQMGPSVSASQLRTVEKYVEIGKEEGASLVSGGASITNESGGFDYSKGHFHQPTIFADVDRNMRIAQEEIFGPVTAVIRCSSLEDAIDIGNDVKFGLSSSIYTRDVDKAFVAMRDMYTGIFYVNAPTIGAETHLPFGGTKQTGNGHREAGVAGVDVFTEWKSIYVDYSGALQRAQIDND; encoded by the coding sequence ATGACACAGACAGCAACCAGGGCTCAATCACCCCGAGAAGGACTTCGAAAGCCGAAAGAGTACGGTAACTTCATCGGTGGCGAGTGGGTCGATTCGGCCACCGGCCGCAAATTCGAGAACCGCAATCCGGCCAACACGGACGAGCTCATCGGCACGTTCCAGGATTCCAACGCGGAGGATGTGGAGCGCGCCGTCGAAGCGGCCAGGAAAGCTTTCGAAGCATGGCGTCTCACCCCCGCTCCGAAACGGGCGGAGTTTCTCTACCACGCCGGCCAGATCCTGGTCCGGGACAAGGAGAAGATCGCTCGGGAAATGACCCGGGAGATGGGGAAGGTCCTGGCGGAGACCCGGGGTGACGTCCAGGAAGCGATCGACATGGCGTTTCTCGCGGCTGGCGAGGGCCGCCGGCTCTTCGGCTATACCACTCCGTCCGAAATGCGGAACAAGTTCAACATGTGCGTCCGCATGCCTCTCGGGGTTGCGGGCCTGATTACCCCGTGGAACTTCCCGATCGCGATTCCCGCGTGGAAATCGATGATCGCACTGATCTGCGGGAACACCGTCGTCATCAAGCCTGCATCGCTGTCGCCCCTGATGGTGGTGATTCTCGGAGAGGTCTTCGAAGAGGCTGGCTTGCCTCCGGGAGTTTTCAACGTCGTCACGGGGGGCGGCCGGGAAGTCGGATCCCCGATCCTCGAACACGAGGAGGTCGAGGTCGTCTCGTTCACCGGATCGACCGACGTCGGACGGGAAATCGCGATCGCGTGCGCACCGCAGTTCAAGCGTCTCCATCTGGAGATGGGTGGCAAAAACGTCATCATGGTGCTCGAAGACGCCGACATCGATCTCGCGGTCGATGGCGCGCTCTGGGGAGCATTCGGAACCACGGGACAGCGATGCACGGCCTCATCGAGACTGGTGGTTCACGAGAAGGTCTACGACGAGTTCGTCGAAAAGCTCAGCTCCCGCGCCGAATCTCTCAAGGTAGGCGACGGGCTCGACGAGAGCGTCCAGATGGGACCGAGTGTTTCGGCCTCCCAGCTCAGAACCGTCGAGAAATACGTCGAGATCGGCAAAGAGGAGGGGGCGTCGCTCGTCAGCGGCGGTGCCTCCATCACGAATGAGTCCGGCGGATTCGACTACTCCAAAGGGCATTTCCATCAGCCGACCATTTTTGCCGACGTCGATCGAAACATGCGGATTGCACAGGAAGAAATTTTCGGACCGGTCACGGCCGTCATTCGTTGCTCCTCGCTCGAGGATGCCATCGACATCGGAAACGACGTGAAGTTCGGCCTTTCGTCGTCGATCTACACGCGCGACGTCGACAAGGCTTTCGTCGCCATGCGCGACATGTACACCGGCATCTTCTACGTCAATGCGCCCACGATCGGCGCCGAAACGCATCTCCCCTTCGGAGGGACCAAGCAAACGGGTAATGGTCATCGCGAAGCTGGCGTTGCAGGAGTCGATGTGTTCACCGAATGGAAGTCGATTTACGTCGATTACTCCGGAGCGCTCCAGCGCGCACAGATCGATAACGACTGA